From Pseudomonas alcaligenes, a single genomic window includes:
- a CDS encoding HD-GYP domain-containing protein translates to MLKRIAVSELCLGMYIHEFCGSWMDHPFWKGRFLLDSERDLLRIHASEVSEVWIDVGKGLDLAPGQSSQTVEEVEAETEARLLAVEAAKLPLERSGLDQEMQRALKLCARSKAAVVEMFSDVRMGHAVELEHAAELVEEISDSVLRHPNALISLARLKTSDEYTYMHSVAVCALMIALARQLGLGAEQVREAGMAGLLHDIGKMAIPDTILNKPGKLTDAEFGTMRSHPEAGSRMLRDSRYVSALVLDVCLHHHEKFDGTGYPHRLAGEQISLFARMGAVCDVYDAITSDRPYKKGWDPAESIRKMAEWKGHFDDKVFQAFVKSVGIYPVGALVRLESGRLGVVMEQHEKSLLTPRVKVFFSARAKLPIPQEIIDLAKLAGRDKIVGRESAEDWGFKNVEELWSGIPAGKASLFD, encoded by the coding sequence GTGCTGAAGCGTATTGCCGTCTCCGAGCTGTGCCTCGGTATGTACATTCACGAATTCTGCGGCTCATGGATGGATCACCCGTTCTGGAAAGGACGTTTCCTGCTCGACAGCGAGCGCGACCTGCTGCGCATCCACGCCAGCGAGGTCAGCGAGGTGTGGATCGACGTCGGCAAGGGCCTCGACTTGGCGCCCGGGCAGAGCAGCCAGACGGTCGAGGAAGTCGAGGCGGAAACCGAGGCGCGCCTGCTGGCGGTGGAGGCGGCCAAGCTGCCGCTGGAGCGCAGCGGGCTCGACCAGGAGATGCAGCGCGCCCTCAAGCTCTGCGCCCGTTCCAAGGCGGCGGTGGTGGAAATGTTCAGCGACGTGCGCATGGGCCATGCGGTGGAGCTGGAGCATGCCGCCGAGCTGGTCGAGGAAATTTCCGACTCGGTGCTGCGTCACCCCAATGCGCTGATCAGCCTGGCGCGCCTGAAGACCAGCGACGAATACACCTACATGCACTCGGTGGCGGTGTGCGCGCTGATGATCGCCCTGGCCCGCCAGCTCGGCCTGGGGGCCGAACAGGTGCGCGAGGCGGGCATGGCCGGGCTGCTCCACGACATCGGCAAGATGGCGATTCCCGACACCATCCTGAACAAGCCGGGCAAGCTCACCGACGCCGAGTTCGGCACCATGCGCAGCCACCCCGAGGCGGGCAGCCGCATGCTGCGCGACAGCCGCTACGTCAGCGCCCTGGTGCTCGACGTGTGCCTGCACCACCACGAGAAGTTCGATGGCACCGGCTATCCGCACCGCCTGGCCGGCGAGCAGATCAGCCTGTTCGCGCGGATGGGTGCGGTGTGCGACGTGTATGACGCGATCACCTCGGATCGCCCGTACAAGAAGGGCTGGGATCCGGCCGAGTCGATCCGCAAGATGGCCGAATGGAAGGGTCATTTCGACGACAAGGTGTTCCAGGCCTTCGTCAAGTCGGTGGGCATCTACCCGGTCGGCGCCCTAGTGCGCCTGGAAAGCGGCCGCCTCGGGGTGGTCATGGAGCAGCACGAGAAGTCGCTGCTGACGCCGCGGGTCAAGGTGTTCTTCTCGGCCCGGGCCAAGCTGCCGATCCCCCAGGAAATCATCGACCTGGCCAAGCTGGCCGGGCGCGACAAGATAGTCGGGCGCGAGTCCGCCGAAGACTGGGGCTTCAAGAACGTCGAAGAACTCTGGTCGGGCATCCCGGCCGGCAAGGCCTCGCTGTTCGACTGA
- a CDS encoding HAF repeat-containing protein, producing the protein MSRMAEIQEQGWWGRSQAMAAPELIGLEQIGSSHGRCYTQVTALSGDGRWAVGMSADADDVLHLRAFVWSAERGLSSLGSLNGGRYSTAEGISGDGQVIVGTAEDGALAGADRAFRWTRQSGLQSLGTLNYGRYSQAFACSGDGQVVVGDAADGAAGQACRAFRWTPGGGLRSLGTLREGLSSHACAVSADGRIVVGYADDGTCAHARRAVRWSEEDGLQSLGTLNGGHYAMATAISADGRSIVGVAGDGAAGGALRAFVWRAESGMRSLGTLRGGQFSRACAVSGDGTLVVGVASDGRDDEQERGFVWTAGGGMRTVEAWLYEQALAAAAVPVVQVSGISADGRVLVGQLDGERAFIAGSRPHGPAG; encoded by the coding sequence ATGAGCCGGATGGCAGAAATACAGGAACAGGGCTGGTGGGGGCGCAGCCAGGCAATGGCCGCGCCCGAGCTGATCGGCCTGGAACAGATCGGCAGCAGCCATGGCCGCTGCTACACCCAGGTCACCGCGCTGAGCGGCGATGGCCGCTGGGCCGTGGGCATGAGCGCCGATGCCGACGACGTGCTGCACCTGCGCGCATTCGTGTGGAGCGCCGAGCGCGGCCTGAGCAGCCTCGGCAGCCTGAATGGCGGGCGCTACTCGACGGCCGAGGGCATCAGCGGTGACGGCCAGGTGATAGTCGGTACCGCCGAGGACGGCGCGCTGGCGGGGGCGGACCGAGCCTTTCGCTGGACGCGCCAGAGCGGCCTGCAGAGCCTCGGCACCCTCAATTACGGACGTTATTCCCAGGCCTTCGCCTGCAGCGGCGATGGCCAGGTGGTGGTCGGCGATGCCGCCGATGGCGCCGCCGGGCAGGCCTGCCGGGCCTTTCGCTGGACGCCGGGCGGTGGCCTGCGCAGCCTCGGCACCCTGCGCGAGGGCCTGAGCAGCCATGCCTGTGCCGTCAGCGCCGATGGCCGGATAGTGGTCGGCTATGCCGACGATGGCACCTGCGCCCATGCCCGGCGCGCCGTGCGCTGGAGCGAGGAAGACGGCCTGCAGAGCCTGGGCACCCTCAACGGTGGGCATTACGCCATGGCCACGGCGATCAGCGCCGACGGCCGCAGCATAGTCGGGGTGGCTGGCGACGGTGCCGCCGGTGGCGCCCTGCGTGCCTTTGTCTGGCGCGCCGAAAGCGGCATGCGCAGCCTCGGCACCTTGCGTGGCGGGCAGTTCTCGCGGGCCTGTGCGGTGAGCGGCGACGGTACCCTGGTGGTCGGCGTGGCCAGCGACGGGCGCGACGACGAACAGGAGCGCGGTTTCGTCTGGACGGCCGGCGGCGGCATGCGCACGGTCGAGGCCTGGCTCTACGAACAGGCCCTGGCCGCCGCCGCGGTGCCGGTGGTGCAGGTCAGCGGCATCAGCGCCGATGGTCGCGTGCTGGTCGGCCAGCTGGACGGCGAGCGTGCCTTTATCGCCGGCAGCCGCCCGCATGGCCCGGCGGGCTGA
- the creB gene encoding two-component system response regulator CreB, protein MPHILIVEDEAAIADTLVYALQGEGFTTTWLSLAEPALELQQRSPADLLILDVGLPDISGFEACRRLRRFSEVPVIFLTARDAEIDRVVGLEIGADDYVVKPFSPREVAARVRAILKRMAPRQAEPAAVEAATPFRVDGERVQIHYREQLLVLTRHEFRLLQALLAQPQRVFSREQLLDALGVAADAGYERNIDSHIKSLRAKLRQVAADAEPIQTHRGLGYSYNPQSA, encoded by the coding sequence ATGCCGCACATCCTGATAGTCGAAGACGAAGCCGCGATCGCCGATACCCTGGTCTACGCCCTGCAGGGCGAGGGTTTCACCACCACCTGGCTGAGCCTGGCCGAGCCGGCCCTGGAACTGCAGCAGCGCAGCCCGGCGGATCTGCTGATTCTCGACGTCGGCCTGCCGGACATCAGCGGCTTCGAAGCCTGCAGGCGCCTGCGCCGTTTCTCCGAAGTGCCGGTGATCTTCCTCACCGCGCGTGATGCCGAGATCGACCGGGTGGTGGGCCTGGAGATCGGTGCCGACGATTACGTGGTCAAGCCGTTCAGTCCGCGCGAGGTGGCGGCACGGGTGCGTGCCATCCTCAAACGCATGGCGCCGCGCCAGGCCGAGCCGGCGGCCGTGGAGGCGGCCACGCCGTTCCGGGTGGACGGCGAGCGGGTGCAGATCCACTACCGCGAGCAGTTGCTGGTGCTGACCCGCCACGAGTTTCGCCTGTTGCAGGCCCTGCTGGCGCAGCCGCAGCGGGTGTTTTCCCGCGAGCAGCTGCTGGATGCCCTGGGCGTGGCTGCCGATGCCGGCTATGAGCGCAATATCGACAGCCACATCAAGAGCCTGCGCGCCAAGCTGCGCCAGGTGGCGGCCGACGCCGAGCCGATCCAGACCCACCGCGGCCTGGGCTACAGCTACAACCCGCAGAGCGCCTAG